A single region of the Cinclus cinclus chromosome 10, bCinCin1.1, whole genome shotgun sequence genome encodes:
- the SMC4 gene encoding structural maintenance of chromosomes protein 4, whose translation MEGEQPTGTVPGKSTKTSTAARGKGREPLEESSMDVEEGKEGTREPDQEPPQAASDEVVDNRSLEEILGSIPPPPPPAMTSEPGAPRLMITHIVNQNFKSYAGEQTLGPFHKRFSCIIGPNGSGKSNIIDSLLFVFGYRAQKIRSKKLSVLIHNSDEHKDIQSCSVEVHFQKITDKEGDDYEVIPDSKFCVSRTAYRDNSSTYYINGKKKTFRDVGMLLRSHGIDLDHNRFLILQGEVEQIAMMKPKGQTEHDEGMLEYLEDLIGSARLKEPIHTLCRRVELLNEHRGDKLNRVKMVEKEKDALEEDKNKAIEFLCLENQIFKEKNQICQYYIHDLKKRINDLEMQKEKINEETKSVNEKSSKLAQETKTKNKALKELEKKFNKITKFIEENKEKFTQLDLQDVKVRENLKHAKSKAKKLEKQLQKDKEKVEELRNVPSTSTKAIEEATAKRELLAKAKDKEEAKLRQVLVSLQEETKGIQKEKEGKEKELMEFSKEVTEARSNMEIAQSELELYLSKYNSAVARLSQAREALGSTSNTLKERKASIRDIAGKLPQAEQQLREKEKALEKLEKEESGTKDLVRNLRRKVEEAKSSLAQSRSRGKVLEALLQQKKCGNIPGLYGRLGDLGAIDDKYDVAISSSCGALDHIVVDTIDTAQACVNFLKAGGIGVATFIALDKMAVWEKKMQKIPTPENSPRLFDLVKVEDPKVRLAFYFALRDTLVAKNLEEATRIAFQKEKRWRVVTLQGQIIEVSGTMTGGGGRVMKGRMGSSVVMDISEEEISKMESQLQRDSQRAVQREEEKSQLEEAIRKLQQDIQDMRNTSEKYTASIQGFSEQETDLKNQIKELEANIVAAAPDKTKQKELEKVLDGYKKDYQRVAEKASKMEEEVKRLHQLIMDTNNQKLKAQQDKIDKIDKEMDECSSAITKAQVAARTADRNLKKSEEALQRTEKEMEENEKEMKNLTEELTVLEDKATEVMNECRQAEEALPAVQEEQKNLLQEMKTVQDAEHALQSEALSIKLKMEQIDSHISTHQGKVKYWQKEMSKLSLHAIEGEAPEELRVLSEEELEALQEPDALSKKIALLEAERQQLRPNLGAIAEYRKKEELYLQHVGELDNITSERDRFREAFEGLRKQRLNEFMAGFNVITNKLKENYQMLTLGGDAELELVDSLDPFSEGIMFSVRPPKKSWKKIFNLSGGEKTLSSLALVFALHHYKPTPLYFMDEIDAALDFKNVSIVAFYIYEQTKNAQFIIISLRNNMFEIADRLIGIYKTQNTTKSVATNPKILAVKGLEELRPPGCSVAQK comes from the exons ATGGAAGGGGAGCAGCCAACAGGGACTGTGCCAGGCAAGAGCACCAAAACCTCCACTGCAGCCcgtgggaagggcagggagcCCTTGGAGGAGTCCTCCATGGACgtggaagagggaaaggaaggcacCAGGGAGCCTGACCAAGAACCTCCCCAAG CAGCCTCAGATGAGGTGGTGGATAATCGAAGTTTAGAAGAGATTCTGGGTAGCATCCCTCCTCCCCCACCTCCAGCAATGACCAGTGAACCTGGTGCTCCTCGGCTCATGATCACTCACATTGTAAACCAGAACTTCAAATCCTATGCAGGGGAGCAAACTCTGGGACCTTTCCACAAG CGCTTCTCGTGTATTATCGGCCCCAACGGCAGCGGCAAATCCAACATCATCGATTCCCTGCTCTTTGTGTTCGGCTACCGAGCCCAGAAAATCCGGTCCAAAAAGCTCTCGGTGCTGATCCATAATTCTGACGAGCACAAGGACATCCAGAGCTGTTCTGTGGAAGTTCACTTCCAAAAGATCACTGACAAG GAAGGAGATGATTACGAAGTCATTCCTGACAGCAAATTCTGTGTCTCCAGAACTGCCTACAGAGACAACTCCTCCACCTACTACATCAATGGCAAGAAAAAGACATTCAGAGACGTTGGCATGCTTCTCCGAAGCCATGGCATTGATCTGGATCATAACAGGTTCTTAATTTTGCAG GGGGAGGTGGAGCAGATTGCCATGATGAAGCCCAAGGGGCAGACGGAGCACGACGAGGGGATGTTGGAATATCTGGAGGATTTGATCGGATCCGCGCGGCTCAAGGAGCCCATCCACACCCTGTGCCGCAGAGTGGAGCTGCTCAACGAGCACAGGGGGGACAAG TTAAATCGAGTTAAAAtggtggagaaagaaaaagatgccTTGGAAGAGGACAAGAATAAAGCCATCGAGTTCCTTTGCTTGGAAAACCAAATATTTAAGGAGAAGAATCAGATCTGTCAATATTACAT cCATGACCTCAAGAAACGAATAAATGACCTGGAAATgcagaaggagaaaattaatgaagaaaCTAAAAGTGTTAATGAGAAAAGCAGTAAACTTGCACAGGAAACAAAAACCAAGAATAAAGCTTTGAAAGAACTTGAGAA gaaATTCAATAAAATCACAAAGTTCatagaggaaaataaagaaaaattcacTCAGTTGGATTTGCAGGATGTGAAAGTGAGGGAGAATCTCAAACATGCCAAGAGCAAGGCTAAAAAACTGGAGAAGCAACTTCAAAAGGACAAGGAGAAG GTGGAGGAGCTGAGGAACGTCCCCTCCACGAGCACCAAAGCCATCGAGGAGGCCACGGCCaagagggagctgctggccaaggccaaGGACAAGGAGGAGGCCAAGCTCAGGCAGGTCCTTGTCAGCCTGCAGGAGGAGACCAAGGgaattcagaaggaaaaagag GGCAAGGAGAAGGAGCTGATGGAGTTCAGCAAGGAGGTGACCGAGGCTCGCTCCAACATGGAGATAGCGCAGTCGGAGCTGGAGCTGTACCTGAGCAAGTACAACTCTGCTGTGGCTCGGCTCAGCCAGGCTCGGGAGGCCCTGGGGAGCACCTCCAACACcctgaaggaaaggaaagcttCCATCAGAGACATCGCTGGGAAGTTAccccaggctgagcagcagctcagggag AAAGAGAAAGCTctggagaagctggaaaaggaagaatCTGGGACCAAGGATCTCGTGCGAAACCTGCGCCGAAAAGTAGAAGAAGCCAAAAGTTCTTTGGCACAAAGTCGCAGCCGAGGAAAAGTGCTcgaggctctgctccagcagaagAAATGTGGGAATATTCCTGGGCTCTATGGGAGGCTG GGAGACCTGGGGGCCATCGATGACAAGTACGACGTGGCCATCTCCTCGTCGTGTGGAGCCCTGGATCACATTGTTGTGGACACCATTGACACTGCCCAGGCCTGTGTGAACTTCCTGAAGGCTGGAGGGATTGGAGTTGCCACCTTTATAGCCCTGGACAAG ATGGCtgtgtgggaaaagaaaatgcagaaaatcccAACTCCTGAGAACTCCCCACGGCTCTTTGACCTGGTGAAGGTGGAGGACCCCAAGGTTCGCCTGGCCTTCTACTTCGCTCTCAGGGACACTCTGGTGGCCAAAAACCTGGAAGAAGCCACCAGAATAGCATtccaaaaggagaaaaggtGGAGGGTGGTAACCCTGCAAGGACAAATCATCGAGGTGTCAG GAACCATGACTGGTGGGGGAGGAAGAGTCATGAAGGGCAGAATGGGCTCCTCAGTCGTGATGGATATCTCAGAAGAGGAG ATCAGCAAAATGGAatcccagctgcagagggattcCCAAAGAGCAGTGCAGCGTGAGGAGGAGAAATCCCAGCTTGAGGAGGCCATAAGGAAACTGCAGCAGGACATCCAGGACATGAGGAACACCTCAGAGAAATACACAGCGAGTATCCAG GGTTTTTCTGAACAAGAAACTGATCTCAAAAACCAAATCAAGGAACTCGAAGCCAACATCgttgctgctgctccagacaaaaccaaacagaaggAGTTGGAAAAAGTCCTTGATGGCTATAAAAAAG ATTACCAGCGTGTGGCTGAGAAGGCCAGCAAGATGGAGGAGGAAGTGAAACGCCTGCACCAGCTCATCATGGACACCAACAACCAGAAACTGAAGGCTCAGCAGGACAAAATTGATAAGATTGACAAGGAGATGGATGAATGTTCCTCAGCCATCACCAAGGCCCAGGTGGCAGCCAGGACTGCAGACAG gaaCCTGAAGAAATCCGAGGAGGCTCTGCAGCGCACGGAGAAGGAgatggaagaaaatgagaaggaGATGAAAAACCTGACAGAGGAGCTGACAGTGCTGGAGGACAAAGCCACCGAGGTGATGAACGAGTGCAGGCAGGCTGAG GAAGCTTtgccagcagtgcaggaggagcagaagaaTTTACTCCAGGAGATGAAAACTGTTCAGGATGCTGAACATGCCCTTCAGAGTGAAGCTCTGAGCATCAAGCTGAAAATGGAACAAATCGACAGCCACATCTCCACCCACCAGGGGAAGGTTAAATACTGGCAGAAAGAG ATGTCCAAATTATCCCTGCACGCCATCGAGGGCGAGGCCCCCGAGGAGCTGCGGGTGCTGAgcgaggaggagctggaggcgCTGCAGGAGCCCGATGCGCTCAGCAAGAAAATCGCGCTGCTGGAGGCGGAGCGCCAGCAGCTCCGCCCCAACCTGGGAGCCATCGCCGAGTACAGGAAAAAG GAAGAGCTGTACCTGCAGCACGTGGGAGAACTGGACAACATCACCAGCGAGAGGGACAGATTCAGAGAGGCCTTTGAAGGGCTCAGGAAACAGAGGCTGAACGAATTCATGGCAGGGTTTAATGTCATCACCAACAAGCTGAAGGAGAACTACCAGATGCTCACGCTGGGAGGGGATGCTGAGCTGGAGCTCGTGGACAGTCTGGATCCCTTTTCAGAGGGAATCATGTTCAG CGTCCGGCCCCCCaagaaaagctggaagaaaaTCTTCAACCTGTCAGGAGGAGAGAAGACCCTGAGCTCCCTGGCCCTGGTGTTTGCCCTGCACCACTACAAACCCACCCCTCTGTATTTCATGGACGAGATCGACGCCGCCCTCGACTTCAAGAACGTCTCCATCGTGGCATTTTACATCTAT gaacaaacaaaaaacgCCCAGTTCATCATCATCTCCCTGCGGAACAACATGTTTGAGATTGCAGACAGATTAATTGGGATTTATAAAACCCAGAACACCACCAAAAGTGTGGCCaccaaccccaaaatcctggcTGTGAAAGGACTGGAGGAACTTCGCCCCCCTGGGTGCAGCGTAGCCCAAAAATAG